The sequence below is a genomic window from Salvelinus sp. IW2-2015 linkage group LG10, ASM291031v2, whole genome shotgun sequence.
TAGCTCTCACATCAATCATTGGCTGTGTGCCGTGGAGCCAGTCTGTAGCAGTTCATAGTTCAACAATCAGACCCACTCTACCAATGCTAATGAGTGCCTGGATCACTATGGGAAATGTGCCCAAACTATTTTCACATACTATACTCCGCTAAAAAGTTAATGCAGGAATGACAGCCCTGTGAAGATTAGAggggagtttttttttaatgatagaTCTTATTCCTCAACCCTCTCGCACACAGACCATGCTCCTCAGTGGTGTGTTACTCCAGGATTAGAACAGAGGCTGTAATTACCTCTGCCAGCCTCAGGTAACTGAGTGGAAAGACTGGACAGGAAGGGGAGGGGCAATTCATTGCATTCAGAAGCAGAGGGTGATAACTGGAGGGCTATGGAACCTAAACTGTTgcagtttaaatatattttttcccttcGAGAGATATTAAAATGATCAAAATAAAACCTCCCGTTAACGTTTACTGATGACAGGAATGAGTGTACAGTCACTAACAACTGGAGATGTCCTGTGCTCCCATTCCAACCGTGTCAAGCTTGGGTGTAGATCGGAGGGGAATTGGGATACTAATGCAATGAGCAGAGATGCTGTAAAATGCTGGGTGCCATGTGAGGGGTTTAAGCAGATACATATGGGCTCCTTGGTATGAGGCATTGGCCTCCCCCTCAGAGCTGCTGGTATGGATATAGAACAGTCAGAGCTGCGTATGAGCAGGGAGGACAGAGGGTGAGCCAGGCTGTGCAGTATGTGGGTGGTACTGAGAGCGGGAGAAACACTGCCTTGCAGGCTGCTAGTGGAAAGGAGTGCAGGCTGCTTCCCCCTGGGACTGCAGCATGCCTGGATAAGCGTGTATGTTCGTTCTGCTTCTGTGAAAATTGGGGGTCTGGTTGTGTGTGAGTACATGTGTCAATGTGCGCTTCTGCCATGTGTTGATGCAGCATTATATTGGCATGTCAGTGAATATGAAAGCATCCATGTCAACTGCATATAGGCTAGGTGAATGATTGTGTTTAAAGGTTTAGGCCTTTCAtgtattctatgttgtgtttgtaTAACCGTCTTGTGCTAGTGTATTATAGCAGCTATGATGGGTTTATGTGTGTAGCTACGACTCCTTTAATGCTGGATAGGCTTGCTATTCTAATCTGAAGCACTTTCTTCAGTATGCTAAGTGTGGTAGATTGCTTGGATTTTGTGGCTAGTCAGCACCTACACCAGGTAACTGAAGTGCAGGCTACACACCAGGCTCTCTGGTGTTTATGCCCTACATGTTAAATATTACAGGTCTGTGCTCTAGAAATGTCTTCCCCTGACTTCATGATCACGCTCCGCCATGCACTACTGACCTGTCAATCTTCTGTTCCAGGGCTGTCATTCCTATGCCTAGCACGTTTTACCTCCAAGGCTTTGTCTACTGGCTGTAttttcctgcattgtcttgtaaTATATCAACTGTCTTTTTATACACACCTGActcaaattaatatatatatttttttaatgtcatTGAGGATTGCCTCAATCAAGATTACGATGGGAAAGTGACCGCCCATTTTGCCTCGATCTTCCGGTTTTTGAATGGGCTTTAAGATTATACAACCAAATTCCCAAATGCTGTCATTTAAGATATACAATTATATTCTTATTTGTGTATTAATTTACTTCTACCTGACCTTTTTAAGATGTTCAATTGCAtcctgtttgcgtgtgtgtgttgcgtttCAAGAACATAAGAAAAACTAAAGTCGACATGTAGTGGTCACACTTTCCCATCCTAGCCACTCTTATTTTTGAACGTTGCTATGGGCACAGCCAAACAACGGAAGTGATGGATTCGACTTCCGCTTTACTTCCCTACTGCAGCTCGCCGgtggcaaatttgccaatgtCAATTATTTGAAGGAGACATTTTATAGTGTACAGTATAAAAGTTAAGTAAACGAGTATATAAGTGTAATTTTACATGGATTTCATCCACGTTCTCCATTAGCTAGACCTACtaggctagttctgttgtgataataacgtTAGTTGTGTTGTCAGAGTTAAGGGCCAGGCACCAAGCCAATAACTATAAAGATAAAACTATAGGCTACATAACTATAACACGTTGGTGAGCATCCACACTAGAGGAAAGTTCTTATTGTTCTGAAGtcctacacctgtcaatcaactgatcaacGCATCCTACTGCACGCTGTCTATTAATAAGGTGACCATGAGTTCTCTAAccacagatactggttcagaccagTGCTTTCAGGGTGTGTTCATTGTCATAGTGACAACTGCAAATAATATGTCAATGTAGGCCTAATGTAAAACAATATAATAACTCCTACTGTATTTAAATGTAGCATTTCAACAACAAACGCCATATTGCCTGCATATCTATTACACCATTGCTCAAGTGGTTTGCAAGTGACTTCCATTTTTCTAATGTTTGTCAATTTCTTTGGGTCTTATTTTTCACTGTGCTCATCTCTCTGTCCTGTGCAACTATTTGCAATGCAACAGTGTTATCATAATAAGTGGCCAAAAGTAATCACACCAATGCACTTTCTCTCCTCAACAATccgcaggtactgcaggattttgttccaactaggcaccacacctgaccagctgagctaattgatcagttcaatgtttgtctaaattcaacacacctgatcctccaggtcaattaaataataaacatgaagtgcctgcggcactccaggaccagTGTTGTCTACCCCTGCTATAGCCTGTTGTGAATGGGAACAGCTGGAAAGAGAGGCTGGTAATGTGTAGCTGACgtaacttcggcggaagtcgtgacagtaataAGCTAAATATTAGCTAGATATTAGCTAGATATTAGTGCTAtaagctaaatatttaccagtcAAAGTGCAAGAAAAAAAGTTTTACTGTTATCATTTGAGTGCACAGTTATTGTCCATGTGATGTAGGCTAATTTGAATAACACCTCAAACGTCCGATTTTGTAAAAAGATAACTGCATATGGTTATGCCTGGTTAtgcaaccatttggatcagtttgggACTATTCTCAACAGTTAAGAAGGTCCAGAAAGGTACATAAGCAGGCCACTCGTGTGTTCTGTCAGGATGTAGCCCAGTGTTAAGATAGGCCTACTATAGGAAAATATGGGCTTCTCCTTTCCAACTCCCTGCCCGTTCTTAATGCTGTAGCCTATTTTACATTCCGCAAGCATGCATCTCTCTAATAGGCTATTAGTAGGCTAAAGAAAATAAGTTGAAataagtgtccaacaagcttttgtAGTATGGCTCTTTCTGGGACCCCACAAGATTTAAGAGGAAGAGACCCCAGGTGCGTAATTGcgcaacagacagacagtctacATCCCATGCCTGTCTCCTAAATTAGAAACGTATGCATATTAACCCGTAATTCATAAGCTCAATGTTAGGCTTAATACTGCAGTGAATATATACAGTCAATTTACAAAAGGAAAAACAAGTTTATCAGATAAGGAAATCATAGGTAGTCTACACTGTGCTATTGAGGCTGCGCTGAGTGCTTTCCCTCCCAGTCCTCTGGTACCAGCTGGAAAAGCTAccctatttgtttttttttagggACAATAAATGTATCCTACCTAGGCttcaacaacacaatgtaatgaaGAATTGTATTGTTTTCAATTGAGTACATAACCTCTAGTCTAGGCTGTAGGCTATTCACTGTAGTTTGTCATTTGAGTAATGCTCAAAAGCCTAGCGTTTTTAATGTTAATTTAGAAATGGCTGCATCTAGCTTGCCTGATTggcaaccatttggatcagttatgGGTTTTTACTCAGCTGTTAGCCTACAAGGTCCAGGCACATTAGCAGGCCAGTAATATGGTGTATTTCGTTCAGGATTTATCAGCGAAAAGAAACGTGCTAATGCAGGGATTTCTAGTGGCTCGAATATGAATTATGATAAGGAAGTTGTATCTGTAGTTTCTGCATTTGGCTTCCGTGTTTTAAGTGTTTGAAAATCAGGTGGATTTGCCTAGAGTTAAATTGGGCCACCCCTCCCTCGGATGGTCTTATCATCTCCCTGTGACTCCTCTGTTCACAGGGCCCTTCCACAGCACCGGCTTTGCAGGCCCCCTCCACACTATTAACATGGATGGCAGGGACGATTTCATTGAGGACACCGAATGCCACAGCAACAATTCCCAACAGGACAGCATTTCAGGTAGGCATTTAGGGCATTTCCCTGACCCTAATGTGACATACTCTCTGTAGGGGGTGTCGTGAGAGAATATGACTAGCTCtgtgttctgttgtctgtctatATTGATAGGGCTGTGTTTGCCTCCATAGAAGACAGTGATAGCGACCTGGACAACCACGACTCATCCTCCAACACCTCAGCTGACGACCACATGACCTCCACCAAGAGAACACACCACAGGGGAGTTAAAGAAGTGAGTGTCACTGTCAGGGTTACCCATGGAGGGGTGTTCTCTCCTCCTAGCACTGTGTGGTCACTGAGTGCAGGCCTGCCTGGTTGCTGATTCACACATGCATTTCCTTCCTGATTTGATAGTGTTCTACAGATCTCAGGGTCATCTGGCCCTCTAGACTTATGTGGAAAGGTTATTGCCCCACCCCGCACTGTCCATTTTCCAGAATTATGTTATTCAATAATCCTACAGAAAGAGATGCAGCACAAGAATACGTCTGAATACATTGCGTTTGTAAATTGTAAACTGGCGATTCACAGAATATCCTCACACTTTCAGACCCCAGAAACCGAAAGCATCTCAGGTTGTGTGGTGTGATTCACACCCATGGCAGAGTCATACAGTGTGTCAGTGACAGTCAATTAGTCACTGGGGGCCTGAGGGTAAATCTCTCACCCTCAACCCAcccaacaccacaaccacacacacacacatacaaccttATGACCTACCATTCAGGGTTCCTGCTCCCAGGACCAGCCATAGAGGTACTGTAGAGAGGATGAGCATATCCACCCTTTAGATGTACACATTAAATCCTCCTCTAATATTTGCCCTATATTCTCAGTGTAGGCAGAACCACCATTACATAACCTACTGTATTATTACACAATCATTAGCATACATATTACTGATGAAGCAGATATGTATGGTAGCTCCACATAGCATCCACAGTATCTGAGTGTACAGTAGTACTGATGCCTCTGTGTTTCTCAGGAGAGCGAGGAGGGGGCCGACCTGATGAAcagctgtgtgtgtcctctgtgcacCCTGGAGTTCAGCAGCCCCGAGCAGCTCATCACACACGTCTACCAGGTGAGGACAGTACAGTACCAGACGGCCCACCATGGCACCAAGTATTCAGACAGGGCCAAAGCCTCCTTAGCTTCAGCGGTTGGATCAGGGGGATAATGGGCTAGGGGTAGATAATTACCTTTAAACCTCCTATGAGCTACTGTCATCACTACCCTAAAGAGGGAAGGATAATTATGATCCAGTCATGTGATCAGTCTCTGGGTTATGWGTCAAACCTAAGGTTTGGATGTTTCAACTTGTTTTAAGTTATCAGTGTCTAACTGAGCCAGAATTACACGTTTACCACCAAACCACTTCCTCCTTCCATTCGTGTTCTTTCTCACATGATGGTGGCGTGTTAACCACATACGTTTATGCCACAATTTGTAGATATGTGTATTCTCAGATATGCACTGTTGGGGTTTGTCCTCACTTTTAGGTTGCTTATAAAATACACTGACAAACAAAGAGAACCATTGTGCTTTACCTAATTAAATAACtataactctgtctgtctgtgtggagcAGCACACATCGTTGATGGGCAGCAGTAAGAACTACGTGTGCCCAGTGTGTGGGCGCACGCTCAGCTCGCCAGGCTCCCTGGGGCGCCACCTTCTCATCCACTCTGAGGACCGCCTCTCcaactgtgctgtgtgtgggaCACGCTTCACCGACACCAACAACTTCAACAGGTCTGTGCCGCCCCACCACTGTAACTGACAAATTAACCTGTAAGTCTATgtcgttgtttttttgttttgtttttttgtttacgtGTTTGCTATGCAGGAAATGATAAGACAAGCGGAACTATGTGACTAAGAACTGTTGTAACGGGGATTATTATCGTAGCAACACACCGTTGGAGTGAAGGCAATCCCAAGTTTTCATGTCTTCGGGTATAGTTCGTAAAGGTTGAATTGTGTATGTTAGGAACGTTATAATAATTAAGGATGAAGCgtgaattcatgccaggaataataagtgtgaagtttttgatttcctcccttctgtattaagcagccaatgaggtatttttcctttattcatgtgtttaatctgATACTGTTATAGCTCCGGCTAAACTGTTTATGTATGTAAGCACGTCAGAGTTATATAAAGCTAATAAGTCACTCGTAAGACAAGAAAgttgtaagagtgtgcttaaccctatttcatttattttatagtTCTCACGGAAGGTGATAATTCTAAAACTACAGATAAAGCCGCCAGTTAAGATCAAGGAACGGTTGTGCTCGTGggttactggagggagctacAACCACTACTACCTCATTTCAGTCCGATACCTAGTATAGTGCTTCAGCCTTTCACACAGACATGACATGGGTTATTACAGAGTTTAGAGAGTTAGGCTGTCTGTCTAGCTAGCCTGTAACAGCTCTGTCCTGTAACTACTCACATCTCTGCCCCCCTACACAGGGAGAAGCTAGAGAGGTCCTGAAACAGGCAGCAGTATGGAATGCAGCAGCGGAGATGAGAACTGTTCCATGTCGGTCTTTCCAGCACCTCATGGGCAACCCGGTCATGCCTGGGACAGCCGGGCCGGCCACACCAAGGCACAAACCTGGCCGTGGCACAGGCCACACCCGGGACCAGCCACGGCCCGCATACAACCGGCACAACCAAGGACAACGGGCATGGCCAGGACACACCATGGCCAAGGTCTCGGACACTCCCAGGCCACCCACTCCCTCActgcacacagctctctcttcacccctcctccCTGACGCCTCAAGCCCTCACAGGCACCTGCTTGCCAGACATCTGAGCCATTGCCTGTGCCCGGCCGGAGTGCTGCTGGTGTGCAACAGCTGTGTGGCTACCAGCAGCTGGTGGACGCCCAGTCTCCATGAGGAAGTGGGCCATGCGCAGGAAGAACGAGCGGTGGAGGCACGCATGACCGTCTAAGCGCGAGCGCTCCGCAGAGACCAAGCGGGAGCACGAGTCGCCCGAGGAGCGGGAGCTGCGCGGCTTCGGGACGCGAGCCAGCGGATGCAGAGGCTGCAGGAGACAGAGGGAGCAACGGACACGGAGGCTCTCGCGGACAGGGAGGCACATGCGGATGAAGAGGGCCACGGAACGCCAGATAAAGAGCAGACAGGCTGACCGTGGAGAGAGGCAGGAGCCTGAGGAACGGCGTAGAGAAGATTTGACCTCCCTGAGAGGTCAGATTAGAGCATGACAGCTGCTATGGCTGCGCCTCGGGCAGACATGAGCTGTTTCAGTTCCTGCCCATGCCTGTCCCCTCTCTGGAAACGCCTTCTTCATGAAGCTGCTCTTAGAGACCAGGTCACTGGGGCGCCACACTGGGGCACTAACAGTTCAAGGACCTCTCCCTACGCCTTGGGTTGAGAAGGCCACAGATGGAACATCCATTGCTGTGTTTGAATCCAGGCAGCTTTCCTGTGCCAACAATTGATCCCGAACTCTGTGTCACAAATAACATTAATTATACAGAACTAGCGGAAAATAAAGCAGAAATTCAATAATGTTTCACTTAATGATATTGATAAAGCATGTTGTCAAGAGATTTGATCTGTTCAGGGGGCTAGCAGACTTTGACTTACCAGCCCATTGTGACAGGAGCAGTTACACCCTTCCATATTTTGCACATGGACCTTCAGTGGTGGGAATGAGTCACATAGCCAATAGCTCTCTCCCTCGCCTCTGGTCCCTTCTGCTAGCCCAGTCGCTGGAGTTTACCGGTAGCTACACCTCTCTCACGCTGCCAACGTGGGTCTCTGCTCTGGCTAGCTCATATCCACCCAATCAACTACCTCAGTAAGGGCTGAGGCCGAGCCCTCTGGTCTACGTTCTGACTCCAAGCTTCTTTACACGTACACTACAGAAGAGAATGCAGGTTGTTTCCTTAGTTTGAGGGTGTGTTTATATCTTTAGGACGTATTCACAGCTCACCGGGAGAATATTCAACAGAACAGAACATTCAGTAAGACATAGTCCGAAATGTACGGTATAAAACGGGAACGATAGAAAACGAGCCTGTCGTATACATCACATTTCTATCCGTTATGCTCTGAATATGCTGTACTATTTAATGAGCCCTGTTTTGAGCAACATTATCCTCCATTCCAGCACATTCTCTTCAACTCAAAATATACTGCCACTACTGTAGGTCTCTTTGCCTTTTATTAGTCACATTGACCTTCCTCAATCTGTTTTTCCCTCGTACCTTCAACACTCATAACCTTTGCCAAGTAGTTGGTAATaatttcctttttactttatgtATCTTCTGTTGCATTGACATTTTTGGCTCATCAAACCACAAtctttgctgctgttactgttctgTACATGTTAGTTACCTCTAGGACATTTAGGACTCAACATGTGAACTGAGAGTGCTAATTTACTAGCATTTTTCTAAATGCCCCAAATTGTCATATTTCCTTCCTCACCTAACCAACGTATTGAAATAtgctcatacagttgaagtcggaaatttacatacacttaggttggagtcattacaactagtttttcaaccactccacaaattacttgttaacaaactatagttctggcaagtcggttaggacatctactttgttcatgacacaagtcatttttccaacaattgtttacagacagattatttcacttataattcactgtatcacaattccagtgggtcagaagtttacatacagtaagttgactgtgcctttaaacggcttggaaaattccagaaaattatgtcatggttttagacgcttctgatagactaatttacataatttgagacaattggaggtgtacctgtggatggatttcaaggcctaccttcaaacgcagtgcctccttgcttgacatcattgggaaATCGGCCAAGACCTCAGMATTTTTTTTTctcgcaagtctggttcatccttgggagcaatttccaaacacatgaaggtaccacattcatctatacaaacaatagtacaccagtataaacaccatggggccacgcagccgtcataccgctcaggaaggagacactttctgtctcctagagatgaacgtactttggtgcgaaaagtgcaaatcaatcccagaacaacagcaaaggactttgtgaagatgctggaggaaacRggtacaaaagtatctatatcgacagtaaaacaagtcctatatcgacataacctgataggccgctcagcaaggaagaagccactgctccaaaaccgccataaaaaagccacactacggtttgcaattgcagcTGTGGAACAatagatcatactttttggagaatgatCCTCTGGATCTGATGAACCTAACATCGAATTGTTTGGATAGATGAGAGCTTGTTATGTTTTGGAtgaaaagggggagtcttgcaaagCTGAAGAatccatccaaaccgtgaagcacgggggtggcgagcatcatgttgtgaggagTGCTGCTGCAGGGGGATGGTGGcgctcaaaatagatggcatcatgaggcaggaagaaTTAAATGTGGATATTTGAAGACACATCATAGAATCAGTAAGCGaaagttaaagctggtcgcaatAATGGTCTTTCCATGGAAATGACCCAAAATATTCAAAGTTTGGcataatggcttaaggaccaaagtcaaggtattggagtggaccatcacaaagcctgactcaatcctaaagaaatttgtgggcagaaactgaaaaggtgtgcgagcaaggatgccatACATGATGCAGTACCAGCTTGTCGGAAGAAATGGGCCAAATCACCAACGTATGTGGGAAGCTTGGGAGGCTAGACCGAAACATTTCCCAAGTTAacaccatttaaaggcaatgctactgatCTATTGATGTGCATTTAAATGTTaaccactgggatgtgatgaatagaattaaaaagctgaaataaataattcctctattttctgaaatttcacattaaaataattggtgacctaactgacctaagacgggaatttttacgaggattaaaatgtcaggaattgtgaaagaactgagttttaaagtatttggctaaggtgtatgttcacttccgacttaaactgctTGTGTCAGGGTAAAGCTATTTTGAATAACTATATCTTTGGATTTTTCCAGTGATCTCACTTTGCAGAGATTTCACTCTCCATGAGCATGTTCTAAGACTTCATTAAGCTACGTTGACCTCGACAGTTGGGAAGATCtttggtctaatgttcattgacCTAATTCAATTGATTATTTATGCAACATGTGATATATGATTGAATTGgggatattttttttgttttggtataTATTAGATGAAagtcacattttgccatgtttggttctatactgtatgtattgttttgTTCCTTGTCTTTGTATGTTCTCAATTTCTTGCCACAAAGGGTTACTCCGATTCCAAGTGTCACAACTGAGCTCTGCAGAACATATTGACACTGTTACATGTACATGATTCGTTTTTTGGAGTTTCCTTAAGATGGGCACTAAGACGGTTTGTCAGTTTGAGCCACTACAGGGTAAAGCCCAAAGAATAGCATCACGCTCAACCGGGAAAAGCTATATATTTATATTGTCCTTGGAGAGTGTAGGAGGGGTTCAAACCGTCTAATGCAACGTGCTGTTTATTCCAAGGGAAATTTGACTATTAAACTAGGGCGAGTGAGGAAAACAAATGGACTCAGATGTATGAATTTGTGTCAACTTCAGGCGATGGCAATCATGTGAGGGTCTTTGCCATAGGTTCGCGCCTGGGTCATGAACTTCTTTGTCAGCAAGGGTATTCAGCTACCTAATTTAGAATACACAGAGAGCAGAGCCATGCTCACGACCATGTTGTGCACACACGGTCTTATTTTTGTTACAAAAATGATCTGGTACCCAACATTTGCAAGTATGAAGTTGGGACTTTTCAATAAATGAATCTGGGTATTCTGACTGATTTTGAATGGCAGTGAATATCATCCTCAACAGTGGAATAATGCAATGGAAAATGTGGAGTACGCCTCTTCCTTGACATTAAAATAGGCTACAAAGAGGAGATTGTATCACAGTTTCGCAGGTTCGGGGTGGTGGATACAGCACTGTCTAAGCTCTGCTGAGCGTGACAGTGGATTAGGTAACCCTGCATGTCGTGAAAACTGCGTGGAGAAGGGGTGCAAGTAGGGGCTTGGGTATTCTACTGTTATTGGCTATGCCTggcgtggtggtgtgtgtggagtgtggtaATTGAAAGATGTTCTTTGAACTTTGGGTTTTACTAGTATCGAGGATTTCTCTTGATGTCCATGTTTTACAAAGGAAATCTTTTAAGAGGCAAAATAATCGAGGGGTTAAACATGAAAAACAGAACATTAGTGCTCGTTCTTGTTGTTGCCACTGCTCAGAACGGAACTTTTACGCGCGTCTGACTACTGGATTAACAGattgtgacagatcatgtgagaTCGCAGGAAGTAAATGTGGATGATAAACATTGACTTTGACACTGCGCTGTTTAGTGAACTTGTCTGCTTTCTTTCAGTTCACCCTAACAAACCAGTCAGCAGAATAAACCAATGGCCACTCAAATGGACTGGCTCTCTCGGCAGACAAATGGCCGTCTTACTTCATGCGAGACACAGTGTAATAAACTCTATAAACATAGAGACAGGAGTAGTGCTATCCAATGCTACTCTGGGGTGTGAACAGAGCAGGAGACATGGAATGAAAATATCACTGGTGTAGTACTGTAGAGgtttaacaatctatagtttctTACAGACATGATCCTGAATCAAGTTTGACCTCTTGTGGTAATTTAAATCATTTGATAAAACAAAGAAGCTGAGGAATGAGATGGGTTTTATGAGCGGCCCTCAGGCCCGCCCGCCTGGAACTAGCTCCAAGAACCCACACTATACCTCTCCATGTGGACCAGTCAAAGAAGAGACCAAGATAAAACACAGACATCTGGACATAGGGTACtagtaagtatatatatatatatatatatattattgtgttTACTTAACAAACATGATAAATGCAATGTCTCCAAGAAGTTAGCTgtaacaataaaaatacaatatctTTGTGTCCTTAAGTACATAGAATTaaaacagcaaaacaaaaacaaaacagcctTAAGTAGTTCACAGCGgtacaaatatacagtacaaatcTATTTTATTCAAAAAGGGTACAAATAAAATAACGCAAACAAAATAGTTATTAATGCTTTGTAAAGTTCAGATAGGTGTAGGGTACTGTATTCTAAGGGAGCACTTTGGGTAGACAACTAAGGCTTTTGATAAGAATCAATACATATTGGTACGGCCATACAATATTAAAACTCACTATACAAAAGTTTATACaacctggattatatttgaggATTGAATATTACATATACATCATTGCATATATTTTGCAGATTTTATACTTTAAAAAAAGGATGCTGTTTCTTTTAAAACTGGTCAAATGTCACGTAAAAAGCAGTAACTTTAGTGCCAAAATacaaatgtcaaatctgaaaatacACAACAACTCCATTAAAAC
It includes:
- the LOC111969119 gene encoding zinc finger protein 821-like, which encodes MTSTLTNGVSCVHLYMGPFHSTGFAGPLHTINMDGRDDFIEDTECHSNNSQQDSISEDSDSDLDNHDSSSNTSADDHMTSTKRTHHRGVKEESEEGADLMNSCVCPLCTLEFSSPEQLITHVYQHTSLMGSSKNYVCPVCGRTLSSPGSLGRHLLIHSEDRLSNCAVCGTRFTDTNNFNRSVPPHHCN